In Flavobacteriaceae bacterium, the following proteins share a genomic window:
- a CDS encoding PorT family protein, whose protein sequence is MKRVFVILFFITIGQTVNAQLFSKERIRNNIDGLDQQLLSWGYFIGFNSLDFNFDYTRDIRDIQVLKTTGFNVGLIGDLRINEYLNLRLEPGLTISTRELNFSPSNFAGSEFSNNDLIREVQSTYIYIPLLLKVSTKRLNNFKPFVVGGFSTALNLSSNEDNLDDNSSGQFRTKKNVLFYEIGFGIDFYLPWFKFTPSLRGVFGINDELVRDLDPNSPWTGNLDSIKTRGIFINFTVQ, encoded by the coding sequence ATGAAGAGAGTATTTGTAATCTTATTTTTCATCACAATAGGTCAAACCGTAAATGCTCAACTTTTTAGTAAAGAGCGTATTAGAAATAATATCGACGGATTAGATCAACAACTTCTATCTTGGGGATATTTCATTGGATTTAACTCACTCGATTTTAATTTTGATTATACTAGAGATATTAGAGATATCCAAGTATTAAAAACCACAGGGTTTAATGTTGGGCTTATTGGTGATTTACGTATTAACGAATATTTAAATTTAAGATTAGAACCAGGTTTAACAATTAGCACTAGGGAACTTAATTTTAGCCCTTCAAACTTTGCTGGATCAGAGTTTAGCAACAATGATTTAATACGAGAAGTACAGTCTACCTACATCTATATTCCTTTACTATTAAAAGTCTCTACAAAACGTTTAAATAATTTCAAACCGTTTGTTGTAGGTGGTTTTTCTACAGCTTTAAATTTGTCTAGTAATGAAGATAATTTAGACGATAATAGTTCTGGTCAATTCAGAACAAAAAAAAATGTACTATTTTATGAAATAGGTTTTGGTATTGATTTTTATTTACCTTGGTTTAAGTTTACGCCATCACTACGTGGTGTCTTTGGGATTAATGATGAGCTTGTTAGAGATTTAGATCCAAATAGTCCTTGGACAGGTAACTTAGATTCAATTAAAACTCGAGGTATTTTTATTAATTTTACTGTACAATAA
- a CDS encoding pyridoxal phosphate-dependent aminotransferase has translation MTNQLSDRINNLSTSQTLAMAVKARELRTEGKDIIGLSLGEPDFNPPSFIKDAAITAINENYNSYTPVDGYAELKDAIITKFKRDNDLTYNRSQIVVSTGAKQALANVAAAMINPGDEVLLPCPYWVSYSDIVSFNEGIPVEVKTLIDTDFKITPEQLEAAITPKTKMLWFSSPCNPSGSVYSKSELRALADVLQKYPDVYVVSDEIYEHINFIGGHFSIAQFDDMYDRTVTVNGVSKAFAMTGWRIGFIGAPDWIARACNKMQGQVTSGANSIAQRAVISAMEASPSKIQYMIDEFKIRRDLILGLLKEIPGFKTNTPEGAFYVFPDISDYFGKTIKGRTINNANDFSMFLLEEAHVATVTGEAFGNPNCIRISYAASQDQLIEAIKRIKDIFN, from the coding sequence ATGACTAATCAACTCTCTGATAGAATAAATAATTTATCTACTTCTCAAACTTTAGCAATGGCTGTTAAAGCCAGAGAATTAAGAACTGAAGGAAAAGATATTATTGGACTTAGTTTGGGTGAACCTGACTTTAATCCACCTTCATTTATCAAAGATGCTGCTATTACAGCAATAAATGAAAATTACAACTCATATACTCCTGTTGATGGGTATGCAGAATTAAAAGATGCCATTATCACTAAATTTAAACGGGATAATGATTTAACTTATAACCGTTCACAAATAGTAGTTTCTACTGGTGCTAAACAAGCTTTAGCGAATGTAGCTGCAGCAATGATTAATCCTGGTGATGAAGTATTATTACCTTGTCCATATTGGGTAAGCTATAGTGATATCGTTAGTTTTAATGAAGGTATTCCTGTTGAAGTTAAAACTTTAATTGATACAGATTTTAAAATTACCCCAGAACAATTAGAAGCAGCAATTACTCCAAAAACAAAAATGCTTTGGTTTAGCTCGCCATGCAATCCAAGTGGGTCTGTATATAGTAAATCGGAACTAAGAGCACTTGCAGATGTTTTACAAAAATACCCTGATGTATACGTAGTTTCAGATGAAATTTATGAGCATATTAATTTTATAGGAGGGCATTTTAGCATCGCACAATTTGATGATATGTATGACCGTACTGTAACTGTAAATGGTGTTTCTAAAGCTTTTGCTATGACGGGATGGCGTATTGGGTTTATTGGAGCTCCAGATTGGATAGCTCGTGCTTGTAATAAAATGCAAGGGCAAGTTACTAGTGGCGCGAATAGTATAGCACAGCGTGCTGTAATTTCTGCTATGGAAGCTTCACCTAGTAAAATACAATATATGATAGATGAATTTAAAATTCGTCGAGACTTAATACTAGGCTTATTAAAAGAGATTCCTGGGTTTAAAACAAATACCCCTGAAGGCGCATTTTATGTTTTTCCTGACATTTCTGATTATTTTGGAAAAACAATTAAAGGAAGAACAATTAATAATGCTAATGATTTCTCTATGTTTTTATTAGAAGAGGCTCATGTTGCAACTGTTACAGGTGAGGCGTTTGGGAACCCAAATTGTATTCGCATATCGTATGCAGCATCTCAAGATCAATTGATCGAAGCTATAAAACGTATTAAAGATATTTTTAATTAA
- the ubiE gene encoding bifunctional demethylmenaquinone methyltransferase/2-methoxy-6-polyprenyl-1,4-benzoquinol methylase UbiE, translated as MAEKVKPYKDSNLSKKEQVTQMFDTISKKYDGLNRVISFGIDIKWRKKVVKLVAQKTPKTILDIATGTGDLAINLTETNAKKIIGLDISPGMLDVGKRKVNEKGLDKTIEMVIGDSENLPFEDNTFDAITVAFGVRNFENLEKGLTEILRVLKPKGIFVILETSIPSKTPYKQGYKIYTKGILPLIGKLFSKDKVAYSYLCESASVFPYGEALNNILLKIGFINAKALPQTFGVATIYTSSKA; from the coding sequence ATGGCAGAAAAAGTAAAACCTTATAAGGACAGTAATTTATCTAAAAAAGAGCAAGTTACACAAATGTTCGATACTATATCGAAAAAATACGATGGTTTAAATCGTGTCATTTCTTTTGGAATAGATATAAAATGGCGTAAAAAAGTTGTAAAGCTTGTAGCTCAAAAAACTCCAAAAACTATTCTAGATATTGCTACTGGTACTGGGGATTTAGCAATAAATCTTACTGAGACCAATGCTAAAAAAATTATTGGATTAGATATAAGTCCAGGCATGTTAGATGTTGGTAAACGAAAAGTGAATGAAAAAGGTTTAGATAAAACTATTGAAATGGTTATAGGTGATTCTGAAAACCTTCCGTTCGAAGACAATACTTTTGATGCAATAACAGTAGCATTTGGTGTAAGGAATTTTGAAAATTTAGAAAAAGGATTAACTGAAATATTACGTGTATTAAAACCAAAAGGTATTTTTGTGATTTTAGAAACCTCCATTCCATCAAAAACACCATACAAACAAGGTTATAAAATTTATACTAAAGGAATTTTACCGTTAATAGGAAAACTGTTTTCTAAAGATAAAGTTGCCTATTCTTATTTATGCGAATCTGCATCTGTTTTTCCTTATGGGGAAGCGCTCAACAATATTTTACTTAAAATTGGGTTTATTAATGCGAAAGCATTACCTCAAACATTTGGTGTTGCTACTATTTATACATCATCTAAAGCATAA
- the trkA gene encoding Trk system potassium transporter TrkA, protein MKIIIAGAGEVGFHLAKLLSYESQEITLIDTKKDNLTYADNHLDIRVIKGDATSIANLKDARVKSSDLVIAVTSSETTNITICVLAKQLGAKRTIARISNTEFINQKDEVGFTKFGIDELISPESLAASEIELLLSQSAFNDTYEFENGALTMLGLNLSRTALFVDKSVKEAAKLFPEIHFVPIAIQRYGTQYTIIPRGDTILREGDHVVFITSKGGDEELCKLTGKSNTEIKNVMVLGGGKIGFKAARGLLNNKFNIKIIEKDKDRAFELADDLSNALVINGDGRNVEVLDEENIQDMDAFISVTGNSETNIMSCLVAKSKGVKKTIALVENMDYFALSHSIGIDTLINKKLLAANNIFRYIRKGDVVAMTKLNNMNAELLEFVVKSKSKICNKIIKEINFPRSAIIGGVIRDGNGLIALGDFKIEAGDCVVVCCLPDSIKKVERLFL, encoded by the coding sequence ATGAAAATAATAATTGCTGGGGCTGGAGAAGTAGGGTTTCATTTAGCAAAATTATTGTCTTACGAATCGCAAGAAATTACCTTAATAGATACAAAAAAAGACAATTTAACTTACGCCGATAATCATTTAGATATACGAGTTATAAAAGGAGATGCAACCTCTATTGCAAACTTAAAGGATGCTAGGGTAAAATCTTCAGATCTAGTAATTGCAGTAACATCATCTGAAACAACCAATATAACCATATGTGTGCTAGCTAAACAATTAGGAGCTAAACGCACTATTGCAAGGATTTCTAATACAGAGTTTATAAATCAAAAAGACGAAGTAGGATTTACTAAGTTTGGTATCGATGAATTAATATCTCCAGAATCTTTAGCAGCGTCAGAAATTGAATTGTTATTAAGTCAATCTGCATTTAATGATACTTATGAATTTGAAAATGGAGCTTTAACCATGCTCGGTTTAAATTTATCTAGAACGGCCTTGTTTGTAGATAAATCGGTAAAAGAAGCTGCAAAATTATTTCCAGAGATCCATTTTGTTCCTATTGCTATTCAACGTTATGGCACTCAATATACTATTATTCCCAGAGGAGATACTATTTTAAGAGAAGGCGATCATGTTGTTTTTATCACTTCAAAAGGAGGAGATGAAGAGCTGTGTAAACTAACGGGTAAGAGTAACACAGAGATCAAAAATGTTATGGTTTTAGGAGGAGGGAAAATTGGATTTAAAGCTGCCCGAGGATTACTTAACAATAAATTTAATATTAAAATTATTGAAAAAGATAAAGATAGAGCTTTTGAGTTAGCTGATGATTTATCGAACGCTTTAGTAATTAATGGAGATGGAAGAAATGTAGAAGTATTAGATGAAGAAAATATTCAGGATATGGATGCCTTTATTTCGGTTACAGGTAATTCTGAAACTAATATTATGTCATGTTTAGTTGCAAAATCTAAAGGAGTTAAAAAAACAATTGCTCTTGTAGAGAATATGGATTATTTTGCATTATCCCATTCTATAGGGATCGATACTTTAATTAATAAAAAATTACTTGCTGCAAATAATATATTTAGATACATTAGAAAAGGAGATGTAGTTGCAATGACTAAGCTTAATAATATGAATGCCGAATTATTAGAATTTGTAGTGAAATCTAAATCTAAAATTTGTAATAAAATTATAAAAGAAATCAATTTTCCGCGTTCTGCAATTATTGGTGGTGTAATTAGAGATGGTAATGGACTTATTGCATTGGGTGATTTTAAAATTGAAGCGGGTGACTGTGTTGTAGTATGCTGTTTACCAGATTCTATTAAAAAAGTTGAACGATTATTCCTTTGA
- a CDS encoding BlaI/MecI/CopY family transcriptional regulator, whose translation MDLELTKAEEKAMKILWSIKKGVIRDVVKEYEEPKPAYTTVATIFKILERKGFVGRKPIANTHEYYPLIKREEYTNGFMKSFIKKYFSNSFKNLVSEFSSKEELSTKEMEELIEHFKNKIEDKNKK comes from the coding sequence ATGGATTTAGAGTTAACTAAAGCAGAAGAAAAAGCAATGAAAATTCTTTGGTCAATCAAAAAAGGAGTGATTAGAGATGTTGTTAAGGAGTATGAAGAACCGAAACCTGCATATACAACTGTAGCCACCATATTTAAAATATTGGAAAGAAAAGGGTTTGTTGGAAGAAAACCAATAGCAAATACTCATGAATATTATCCATTGATTAAAAGAGAAGAGTATACCAATGGATTTATGAAATCGTTTATTAAAAAATATTTTTCTAATTCTTTTAAAAATTTGGTTTCTGAGTTTAGTAGTAAAGAAGAACTGTCAACCAAAGAAATGGAAGAGTTAATTGAACATTTTAAAAATAAAATTGAAGATAAAAACAAAAAATGA
- a CDS encoding acyl-CoA desaturase: MKEHAISFSRVDSAKFFRTLNKRVNNYFKDNNIKRTGNWKLWMKTIVMFTLFLSPYFLILTLNLPGWSQLLLTIVMGIGMAGVGMNVMHDGNHGSYSNKEWINRLMGSSIYILAGNTYNWKVQHNVLHHTYTNVHGHDEDMDAGRILRFTEHSEWKWYHKFQHYYSFLLYGLLTINWAITTDWQQMKRYMKRKLSYGKFPNPIANWSKLVISKILYVSVWIVLPMLILEISWWKVLLGFFIMHYTAGLILSVVFQLAHIIEEAEMPLPNADGALKNTWAIHQLKTTVNFSPRNKIVNYFTGGLNHQVEHHIFPHISHIHYGKIAKIVKETAKEFNLPYNEYKTTRKAIIAHFKHLRLMGMKPTLSV; this comes from the coding sequence ATGAAAGAGCACGCAATATCATTTTCTAGAGTTGACTCCGCAAAGTTTTTCAGAACTCTTAATAAACGAGTGAACAACTATTTTAAAGATAATAACATTAAAAGAACAGGTAATTGGAAACTATGGATGAAAACTATAGTTATGTTTACTTTGTTTTTATCTCCATATTTTTTAATCTTAACTTTAAACTTACCAGGTTGGTCACAACTACTTTTAACAATTGTTATGGGCATTGGAATGGCTGGTGTTGGAATGAATGTAATGCATGACGGAAATCATGGATCTTATTCTAACAAAGAATGGATAAATCGTTTAATGGGGAGTAGTATATACATTCTTGCTGGAAATACTTACAATTGGAAAGTACAACACAATGTATTACACCATACTTATACTAATGTCCATGGACATGACGAAGATATGGATGCTGGTCGTATTTTACGTTTTACAGAACATTCTGAATGGAAATGGTATCACAAGTTCCAACATTATTATTCTTTTTTATTATATGGTTTATTAACTATAAACTGGGCAATTACTACCGATTGGCAGCAAATGAAACGCTATATGAAACGAAAATTATCGTATGGTAAATTCCCAAATCCAATAGCTAATTGGAGTAAATTAGTAATTTCTAAAATACTTTATGTTTCAGTTTGGATTGTTTTACCAATGCTTATATTAGAAATAAGCTGGTGGAAAGTTTTATTAGGCTTTTTTATTATGCATTATACAGCGGGATTGATTTTAAGTGTAGTATTTCAACTAGCTCATATAATTGAAGAAGCAGAAATGCCTTTACCAAACGCTGATGGTGCTTTAAAAAATACATGGGCTATACATCAATTAAAAACTACCGTTAATTTCTCTCCTCGTAATAAAATTGTAAATTATTTTACTGGAGGATTAAATCATCAAGTAGAACATCATATATTTCCACACATATCTCATATTCATTATGGAAAAATAGCAAAAATTGTAAAAGAAACTGCTAAAGAATTTAACTTACCATACAACGAATATAAAACAACTAGAAAGGCTATTATTGCACATTTCAAGCACTTAAGACTTATGGGTATGAAACCTACTTTGAGTGTGTAA
- a CDS encoding TrkH family potassium uptake protein, whose product MKLNYKIIFHFFGLLLLCNGGFMLLSALISAIYKDGVSISLLFSGILVGVIGVITMVSTRNHKKEMNKREGYIVVAFGWLVMALSGTLPYIFTEAIPNFTNAFFETISGYTTTGATVLNDIEVVPKGVLFWRSLTHWIGGMGIIVLAVAILPLLGIGGMQLFAAEAPGPSADKLHPRITDTAKRLWLIYFGYTAAETILLNIAGMSFFDALNHSMTTLSTGGFSTKNASLAHWNNQPVIQYIVVIFMFLAGTNFVLSYFAFKGKVKRIIKDEEFKLYLKFIGAFTIIAAIIIYFYVDPSVSSISHPMVWGEAESAFRHSLFQVLSIVTTTGFVTADYTLWTSFMVVFFFGLMFLGGSAGSTSGGVKIVRHLLMVKNGILEFKRALHPSAILPVRYNKKAISEKIVFNILAFFIVYMLSFIVGALVFSIIGLDFESAVGVAASCLGNVGPALGDFGPVDNFYNMPAIGKWWSSFLMLIGRLELFTVLILLTPFFWRNR is encoded by the coding sequence ATGAAGCTTAACTATAAAATTATTTTTCATTTTTTCGGGCTGTTACTTTTATGTAACGGAGGGTTTATGCTATTAAGTGCTCTAATCAGTGCTATTTATAAAGATGGAGTTAGTATAAGTTTATTGTTTTCTGGGATTTTAGTTGGAGTAATAGGTGTAATAACTATGGTTTCTACAAGGAATCATAAAAAAGAAATGAACAAACGTGAAGGCTATATTGTAGTAGCGTTTGGTTGGTTGGTAATGGCACTTTCAGGAACTCTACCATATATTTTTACAGAAGCGATCCCAAATTTTACCAATGCTTTTTTTGAAACAATTTCTGGATATACCACGACAGGAGCAACTGTTTTAAATGATATCGAAGTTGTGCCTAAAGGAGTCTTGTTTTGGAGGAGTTTGACGCATTGGATAGGTGGTATGGGAATTATTGTATTAGCAGTTGCAATTTTACCTCTGTTAGGAATAGGAGGAATGCAGTTGTTTGCTGCTGAAGCTCCAGGACCTAGCGCAGACAAATTACACCCTCGAATTACTGATACTGCAAAACGTTTGTGGTTAATTTATTTTGGTTATACTGCGGCAGAAACAATTTTACTTAATATAGCTGGAATGTCATTTTTTGATGCTTTAAATCATTCGATGACAACATTATCTACAGGGGGATTTTCAACAAAAAATGCAAGTTTAGCACACTGGAATAATCAACCAGTAATACAGTATATAGTTGTCATATTTATGTTTTTAGCAGGAACTAATTTTGTATTAAGTTATTTTGCATTCAAAGGAAAAGTAAAGCGTATTATCAAAGATGAAGAGTTTAAACTATACTTGAAATTTATAGGGGCTTTTACAATTATAGCTGCGATAATTATTTATTTTTATGTAGACCCTTCCGTATCTTCTATATCTCACCCTATGGTATGGGGAGAGGCTGAGAGCGCTTTTAGACACAGTTTATTTCAAGTTTTATCTATTGTTACTACTACAGGGTTTGTAACTGCAGATTATACCTTATGGACATCGTTTATGGTAGTCTTTTTCTTTGGACTTATGTTTTTAGGAGGATCAGCCGGAAGCACATCTGGAGGCGTCAAGATAGTAAGGCATTTACTAATGGTTAAAAATGGTATTTTAGAATTTAAACGCGCTCTTCATCCTAGTGCTATACTACCGGTACGTTATAACAAAAAAGCAATTTCAGAAAAAATTGTATTCAATATCTTAGCGTTTTTTATAGTATATATGCTATCTTTTATTGTTGGAGCCTTAGTGTTTTCAATAATTGGATTAGATTTTGAATCGGCTGTGGGAGTTGCTGCATCTTGTTTGGGTAATGTCGGACCAGCTTTAGGCGATTTTGGACCGGTAGATAACTTTTATAATATGCCAGCAATAGGGAAATGGTGGAGCTCTTTTTTAATGCTTATAGGTAGGTTAGAATTGTTTACTGTTTTAATACTTTTAACTCCATTTTTTTGGAGAAATAGATAG
- a CDS encoding RNA methyltransferase: MLSKNQIKLITQLKQKKYRIQYQRFVAEGKKTIQELLNSKFELDHLYTTTLEFNVTDVLRTQISDNDLKKISFLKAPNTALAVFKIPTKKTVIDENHLIVALDNVRDPGNLGTIIRLCDWFGVKDLICNTGTVDCYNPKVVQATMGSITRVNINYLDLEAFLSSQKTATVFGAFMDGNNVYNLNLSNSGILVLGNEANGISKMIEAQITKRITIPRFGNIQETESLNVANAAAVLLSEFRR; this comes from the coding sequence ATGTTAAGTAAAAACCAAATAAAACTTATAACGCAATTAAAGCAAAAAAAGTACCGTATACAATATCAACGCTTTGTTGCAGAAGGAAAAAAAACAATTCAAGAATTACTAAATTCAAAATTTGAATTAGATCACTTATATACAACTACGTTAGAATTTAATGTTACAGATGTTTTAAGAACACAAATTTCTGACAATGACTTGAAAAAAATTAGTTTTTTAAAAGCTCCAAATACAGCTTTAGCTGTATTTAAAATACCTACAAAAAAAACTGTTATAGATGAAAACCATCTTATTGTTGCTTTGGATAATGTGAGGGATCCAGGTAATTTAGGAACGATTATTAGATTATGCGATTGGTTTGGGGTTAAAGATTTAATTTGTAATACTGGTACAGTAGATTGTTATAACCCAAAAGTAGTTCAAGCTACAATGGGGTCTATTACTCGAGTGAATATAAATTACTTGGATTTAGAAGCTTTTTTATCATCTCAAAAAACAGCAACCGTTTTCGGAGCGTTTATGGATGGAAATAATGTGTATAATTTAAATTTATCAAACTCTGGAATACTAGTACTAGGAAATGAAGCTAATGGCATATCCAAAATGATAGAAGCTCAAATAACTAAACGAATTACTATACCAAGATTTGGTAATATTCAAGAAACTGAAAGTTTAAATGTAGCTAATGCAGCTGCAGTTTTATTGAGTGAATTTAGACGTTAA
- the rsmG gene encoding 16S rRNA (guanine(527)-N(7))-methyltransferase RsmG, which produces MQLILKYFPNLTKIQQNQFSRLYELYLDWNSKINVVSRKDIEELYLRHVLHSLGVAKILQFKSGTKIMDVGTGGGFPGIPLAILFPECHFHLVDSINKKLKVVKIVSETLGLTNIKISHTRVEAVNDTYDFIVSRAVTAMPTFVNWVKRKITKKSNHELKNGILYLKGGDLTEELQDFPKATLYDLNNYFEEDFFDTKKVVHLPLKYKK; this is translated from the coding sequence GTGCAACTTATCTTAAAATACTTTCCAAACTTAACAAAAATACAACAAAATCAGTTTTCGAGGTTGTATGAATTGTATTTAGATTGGAATTCAAAAATTAATGTTGTCTCCCGAAAAGATATTGAAGAACTATACTTAAGACATGTTTTACATTCTTTAGGGGTAGCTAAAATACTTCAATTTAAATCTGGAACAAAAATTATGGATGTAGGCACTGGGGGTGGATTCCCAGGTATACCATTGGCAATATTATTCCCAGAGTGTCATTTTCATTTAGTGGATAGTATTAATAAAAAATTAAAAGTAGTTAAGATTGTTTCTGAAACATTAGGGTTGACCAATATAAAAATATCGCATACACGTGTTGAAGCTGTAAACGATACTTATGATTTTATTGTAAGCCGAGCAGTAACTGCAATGCCAACTTTTGTAAACTGGGTAAAACGAAAAATTACTAAAAAGAGTAATCACGAACTTAAAAATGGAATCTTATATTTAAAAGGAGGAGATTTAACCGAAGAATTACAAGATTTCCCCAAAGCTACGCTTTATGATCTGAACAATTATTTTGAAGAAGATTTTTTTGACACAAAAAAAGTAGTGCATTTACCGCTAAAGTATAAAAAGTAA